From one Variovorax sp. PBL-H6 genomic stretch:
- a CDS encoding glycoside hydrolase family 88 protein has translation MAQFDLDSAVQRVTDYTLAHPYERDVWEKSPAITGILMWNDEAAVAQARQWVDRMVDVQSSRGYLGYDERIELANGHAAVFTPTAALSTALAFNVLAYYERDGDARLLQAAKRQAQALLAGPRTRNGGFWVRKEGPELWIDFIYMMCPFLARLGRIEQNPALIDEALKQIDVYVRHLVDPELHLARHAWRETPDSYLQSTFWCRGNGWLTCCLVDTIEQIGTDHAGAARLKDLGRRVFEAIAAHQDRCGFFHNILDDENAKFEASGTVMFAYSAAKAVNQGWLDAGYIEKAERALRIVAGSIEADGAIPGVQVPPGGPGVPFATTLYGQGFFIQAAAELRHRLR, from the coding sequence GTGGCTCAATTCGATCTCGATTCCGCCGTGCAACGCGTGACGGACTACACGCTCGCCCATCCCTACGAACGCGACGTCTGGGAAAAGTCGCCCGCCATCACGGGCATCCTGATGTGGAACGACGAAGCCGCGGTGGCGCAGGCGCGGCAGTGGGTCGACCGCATGGTCGACGTCCAGTCCTCGCGAGGCTACCTGGGCTATGACGAGCGCATCGAGCTGGCCAACGGCCATGCCGCCGTCTTCACGCCGACCGCAGCGCTCTCCACCGCGCTCGCCTTCAACGTTCTCGCCTACTACGAACGCGACGGCGACGCCCGCCTGCTGCAGGCAGCCAAGCGCCAGGCGCAGGCCCTGCTCGCCGGTCCCCGCACGCGCAACGGCGGGTTCTGGGTGCGCAAGGAAGGACCGGAACTGTGGATCGACTTCATCTACATGATGTGCCCGTTCCTCGCCCGCCTCGGCCGTATCGAGCAGAACCCGGCGCTGATCGACGAGGCGCTCAAACAGATCGACGTCTACGTCCGCCATCTGGTCGATCCCGAACTGCACCTGGCTCGTCATGCCTGGCGCGAGACGCCCGACAGCTACCTGCAATCGACGTTCTGGTGCCGCGGCAACGGGTGGCTGACCTGCTGTCTCGTCGACACCATCGAGCAGATCGGCACGGACCACGCCGGCGCGGCACGGCTGAAGGACCTGGGCCGGCGAGTCTTCGAGGCCATTGCCGCGCACCAGGACCGCTGCGGCTTCTTCCACAACATCCTCGACGACGAGAACGCGAAATTCGAGGCCTCGGGCACCGTCATGTTCGCCTACAGCGCCGCCAAGGCGGTGAACCAGGGCTGGCTCGACGCCGGCTACATCGAGAAGGCCGAGCGCGCGCTGCGCATCGTCGCAGGCTCGATCGAAGCCGACGGCGCGATCCCTGGCGTGCAGGTCCCGCCCGGCGGACCTGGCGTGCCCTTCGCGACCACGCTCTACGGCCAGGGCTTTTTCATCCAGGCGGCCGCCGAGCTGCGCCACCGCCTGCGCTGA
- a CDS encoding branched-chain amino acid ABC transporter permease, producing MTQSTTFARKWGSTAGVLVVCFFVATVFGQFRGSVYTTSTTIGIYALLALPLGLLYGQGGTVSLAQGAFAAIGGYTTAILSTRYGVPPMVSLLPAVLLPALIAFVISKPILRLPELSLALVTLSIGTVVEVALQRGGDFTGSFIGINGIPTLPFIGNSRIGSHFAVWALVLLLVIGYVNYMSSLRGRALNAIRTDHLLAQAMGVSVPFDLAMMFSLTAGVAGLGGWFYAHTLGYVAPDSLAIALSANVLFMVVLGGRKSVLGPIVGAVFFTLASDLLPGTESQGIFFGTLLILVLLFSPDGLLSLRPLTWLRRRGASPVARPPGSAPDNTARSTPSAGVLR from the coding sequence ATGACCCAGAGCACCACCTTTGCCCGCAAGTGGGGCAGCACGGCCGGCGTGCTCGTCGTTTGCTTCTTCGTCGCGACGGTCTTCGGGCAGTTCCGCGGATCGGTCTACACCACGTCCACCACGATCGGCATCTATGCGCTGCTCGCACTGCCGCTCGGCCTGCTGTACGGACAGGGCGGCACCGTATCGCTGGCGCAGGGCGCGTTCGCGGCCATCGGCGGCTACACCACCGCGATCCTGAGCACGCGCTACGGCGTGCCGCCGATGGTGTCGCTGCTGCCCGCCGTGCTCCTGCCTGCGCTGATCGCTTTCGTCATCTCCAAGCCGATCCTGCGATTGCCGGAGCTCTCGCTGGCACTGGTGACGCTGTCGATCGGCACCGTGGTCGAGGTCGCGCTGCAGCGCGGGGGCGATTTCACCGGCAGCTTCATCGGCATCAACGGCATTCCCACGCTGCCCTTCATCGGCAACTCGCGCATCGGTTCGCATTTCGCCGTGTGGGCGCTGGTGCTGCTGCTGGTCATCGGCTACGTGAACTACATGTCGAGCCTGCGCGGCCGCGCGCTGAATGCGATCCGCACGGACCACCTGCTCGCGCAGGCCATGGGGGTGAGCGTGCCCTTCGACCTCGCCATGATGTTCTCGCTCACCGCCGGAGTCGCCGGCCTGGGCGGATGGTTCTACGCACACACGCTGGGCTATGTGGCGCCGGATTCGCTGGCCATCGCGCTGTCGGCCAACGTGCTGTTCATGGTCGTCCTGGGCGGGCGCAAGTCGGTTCTCGGACCGATCGTCGGCGCGGTGTTCTTCACGCTCGCCAGCGACCTGCTGCCGGGCACCGAGAGCCAGGGCATATTCTTCGGCACCCTGCTGATCCTGGTGCTTCTGTTCTCGCCCGACGGGCTCCTGAGCCTGCGACCTCTCACATGGCTGCGCAGGCGCGGCGCCTCGCCGGTAGCGCGGCCACCGGGGTCCGCACCCGACAACACGGCGCGCTCGACGCCTTCCGCGGGGGTGCTGCGATGA
- a CDS encoding MaoC family dehydratase, which produces MFVDFDTGPRATIRDIKIGDKIAIEKTISESDVYLFAGICGDFSPNHINERYMKGSRFGTRIAQGALVVGFTSAAAAMFGIKYRVDGVSAGYDRLRFVKPVFFGDTIRIHYEIARIDIERDRAYAALKVTNQDDEVVLVGDHVLRFVALEIREA; this is translated from the coding sequence ATGTTCGTCGACTTCGACACCGGCCCCCGGGCCACCATCCGCGACATCAAGATCGGCGACAAGATCGCCATCGAGAAGACCATCTCGGAATCCGACGTCTATTTGTTCGCCGGCATCTGCGGCGACTTCTCGCCCAACCACATCAACGAGCGCTACATGAAGGGCTCCCGCTTCGGCACGCGCATCGCGCAGGGCGCACTCGTGGTCGGCTTCACCTCGGCCGCGGCCGCGATGTTCGGAATCAAGTACCGCGTCGACGGGGTCTCCGCCGGCTATGACCGACTGCGCTTCGTCAAGCCGGTCTTCTTCGGCGACACAATCCGCATCCACTACGAGATCGCGCGCATCGACATCGAGCGAGACCGCGCCTACGCCGCCCTGAAGGTCACCAACCAGGACGACGAGGTCGTGCTCGTGGGCGACCACGTGCTGCGCTTCGTCGCGCTCGAGATCCGGGAGGCATGA
- a CDS encoding branched-chain amino acid ABC transporter permease — MVLEILFNGIFLGAIYALFAVPMSVIWVTTDVIDVSIGAYAVVAGVVVAALGLPWGPVVGLAAAMGLGCVTGSVFLGFHALRLMKDAMPIVLATFAFMLLVESAILVVVGTDNQFVDRMSGHLQFGGAVLSVQGMFNLALSAVLMLALSVLLKKSPAGLRMRACAISSKGASLVGIPVKRTQFLTFVLCAGIAGIGGVLAAMSIGMTYASAFTFTTIAFSSTVVLGKRGPLPAFFGGLFVGLAESLSQTYLPSGWAHAVPAALIIVILASGRLPSAAFSGARP; from the coding sequence ATGGTTCTCGAAATCCTGTTCAACGGCATCTTTCTCGGTGCCATCTATGCGCTATTCGCGGTGCCGATGAGCGTCATCTGGGTCACCACGGACGTGATCGACGTGTCGATCGGCGCCTACGCGGTCGTCGCGGGGGTGGTCGTCGCGGCGCTCGGCCTGCCGTGGGGGCCGGTCGTCGGCCTGGCAGCTGCAATGGGGCTCGGCTGCGTGACCGGCTCCGTCTTTCTCGGCTTCCACGCGCTGCGGCTCATGAAGGACGCGATGCCGATCGTGCTCGCCACGTTCGCCTTCATGCTGCTGGTGGAGTCTGCGATCCTCGTGGTGGTCGGCACGGACAACCAGTTCGTCGACCGCATGAGTGGACACCTGCAATTCGGCGGCGCGGTGCTGAGCGTGCAGGGCATGTTCAACCTGGCGCTGAGCGCGGTGCTGATGCTGGCCCTCAGCGTGCTGCTGAAGAAGTCGCCGGCGGGGCTGCGCATGCGAGCGTGCGCGATCTCGTCCAAGGGCGCATCGCTCGTGGGCATTCCCGTCAAGCGCACGCAATTCCTCACCTTCGTGCTGTGCGCGGGCATCGCAGGCATCGGCGGCGTCCTCGCGGCGATGTCGATCGGCATGACCTATGCGAGTGCTTTCACGTTCACGACGATCGCTTTCAGCAGCACCGTCGTGCTCGGCAAGCGCGGCCCGTTGCCCGCCTTCTTCGGCGGCCTCTTCGTGGGCCTGGCCGAGTCGCTGAGCCAGACCTACCTGCCCAGCGGCTGGGCCCATGCAGTGCCGGCTGCCCTGATCATCGTGATCCTGGCATCGGGACGCCTGCCCAGTGCGGCCTTCTCCGGAGCACGGCCATGA
- a CDS encoding ABC transporter ATP-binding protein gives MSQPETFPTARGLVVEGVSARYGNLMACRPVSLQVDPGELVALIGPNGAGKTSLIGALNGTVAGSGSIALDGQRIDGLPAWRRVGTGLTTVPDNRGLFPSLTVADNLRLGALLSDRARRGKALEDAIDLFPFLRTRWNDAAGALSGGQQQMLAIAKCMACSPRVLLLDEPTQGLAPIIVDELAGVLRNLRARGLPILLVEQNQYLVEAVADRFLVLVGGQIVHSGPRAALADRERIAGLYLQRQDAATLSH, from the coding sequence ATGTCGCAGCCTGAAACCTTTCCGACCGCGCGCGGCCTCGTTGTCGAAGGCGTCTCGGCGCGCTATGGGAATCTCATGGCCTGCCGCCCGGTCAGCCTGCAGGTCGATCCCGGGGAACTGGTCGCGCTCATCGGGCCCAACGGCGCGGGCAAGACCAGCCTCATCGGCGCGCTCAACGGGACGGTCGCCGGCAGCGGTTCCATCGCGCTGGACGGCCAGCGAATCGACGGCCTGCCCGCCTGGCGGCGCGTGGGCACCGGGTTGACCACGGTGCCCGACAACCGCGGGCTCTTCCCATCGCTCACGGTGGCGGACAACCTGCGCCTCGGCGCGCTGCTGTCCGACCGCGCACGCCGCGGCAAGGCGCTGGAAGACGCCATCGACCTCTTTCCCTTCCTGCGCACGCGCTGGAACGATGCGGCGGGCGCGCTCAGCGGCGGCCAGCAGCAGATGCTCGCCATTGCCAAGTGCATGGCATGCAGCCCGCGCGTGCTGCTGCTGGACGAGCCGACGCAAGGGCTCGCGCCGATCATCGTCGACGAACTCGCCGGAGTGCTGCGCAACCTGCGCGCGCGCGGCCTGCCCATCCTGCTGGTCGAGCAGAACCAGTATCTCGTCGAAGCGGTGGCCGACCGCTTCCTCGTGCTGGTGGGCGGCCAAATCGTCCACTCCGGCCCGCGCGCCGCGCTCGCAGACCGCGAGCGCATCGCCGGCCTCTATCTACAGCGGCAGGACGCCGCAACACTTTCCCACTGA
- a CDS encoding LysR family transcriptional regulator has translation MDRLKQLESFVAIAARGSLTAAAKAEGVAPAIMGRRLDALEERLGVKLLLRTTRRITLTHEGSAFLEDCQRLLVELANAEASVSAGGVKASGHLRVTAPAGFGRRHVAPLVPRFHALHPEVTISLNLSDRVIDVAGESFECAVRVGDLPDSSLVSVRLADNRRRCVATPEFIRLHGAPRHPNELARFACLTLSSDASQTRGWAFRIPADAGEQEVVYLKPSGPLDCSDGQVLHDWCLAGHGIAWRSTWEVEAEIDAGLLVPLLDEFAAPPNGIYAVFPQRKHLPLRVRLWLDFLKVHYARTEFWGGTIAATATSTERTR, from the coding sequence ATGGACCGCCTGAAGCAGCTCGAATCCTTCGTCGCGATCGCCGCCCGCGGCAGCCTCACGGCTGCCGCCAAGGCCGAGGGCGTCGCGCCCGCCATCATGGGCCGGCGCCTCGATGCGCTGGAAGAGCGTCTCGGCGTCAAGCTGCTGCTGCGCACCACGCGTCGCATCACCCTCACGCACGAGGGAAGCGCCTTCCTGGAGGACTGCCAGCGCCTGCTGGTCGAGCTCGCCAATGCCGAAGCGAGCGTGAGCGCGGGCGGCGTCAAGGCCAGCGGCCACCTGCGGGTGACAGCGCCGGCGGGTTTCGGCCGCCGCCATGTGGCGCCGCTGGTGCCCCGCTTCCACGCCCTGCACCCGGAGGTCACGATCTCGCTCAATCTCAGCGACCGCGTGATCGACGTGGCCGGCGAGAGCTTCGAGTGCGCAGTGCGCGTGGGCGACCTGCCCGACTCTTCGCTGGTCAGCGTGCGGCTGGCCGACAACCGCCGCCGCTGCGTGGCCACGCCGGAGTTCATCCGTCTGCATGGCGCGCCGAGGCATCCGAACGAGCTGGCACGCTTCGCCTGCCTGACGCTATCCAGCGACGCCTCCCAGACCCGCGGCTGGGCGTTTCGCATTCCGGCCGACGCCGGGGAGCAAGAGGTTGTTTACCTGAAGCCCAGCGGTCCACTGGACTGCTCCGATGGCCAGGTACTGCACGACTGGTGCCTGGCCGGCCACGGCATCGCCTGGCGCAGCACCTGGGAAGTGGAGGCCGAGATCGACGCCGGCCTGCTGGTGCCACTGCTCGACGAGTTCGCCGCACCGCCCAACGGCATCTATGCCGTGTTTCCCCAGCGCAAGCACCTGCCTCTGCGGGTGCGGCTGTGGCTGGACTTTCTGAAGGTCCACTATGCGCGGACCGAGTTCTGGGGCGGCACAATC
- a CDS encoding AMP-binding protein yields MLDLPFEKWTLGDALSQRVLHSGDAPFIRMVGSEALGFRQFQDQVLGLAEALQREGVGPGERVVIMGGNCLATLRGWFALNLLGAIDVTINTAYRGRPLEHALNTSQARLMLIGTRHLGVLADSEGQLPLLARALHFDDAADAPVPTAASARFGRITLAPLPAPSQPSAGWKAPGARAQDLASIIFTSGTSGPAKGVMLPHAQTYLVSLESARQLQVREDDVYYIFHPLFHMSPRYVAIYAALIAGAQVCIDRAFDAAEWLQRLRACGATVSIGHGPMLEMIHATPERPDDADNPLRRLATSPFPRHIAADFERRFGIRGLEVWGMTEVNIPLWNSLDEPLRPGCGRLVSDEYEIALVDPDTDLPAPEGAAGEIVVRGRRPWTLMQGYFGMPEATLKAWRNLWFHTGDLAWKDADGYYHFVDRLGDRIRRRAENISSYEIEVAAMQHASVRECAAVGVPSEFASDDDVLLVVVPGADFDPRALLAHLARVLPHFMVPRYIDTLDELPRTPTNKVRKAALRQRGVQAATWDRKAEGVDLRVLARAGRTS; encoded by the coding sequence ATGCTCGACCTTCCCTTCGAGAAATGGACCTTGGGCGATGCACTCTCGCAGCGTGTCCTGCATTCCGGCGATGCGCCCTTCATCCGGATGGTCGGCAGCGAAGCGCTGGGCTTCCGGCAATTCCAGGACCAGGTCCTCGGCCTTGCCGAGGCGCTGCAGCGTGAGGGGGTCGGTCCGGGCGAGCGGGTCGTGATCATGGGCGGGAATTGCCTGGCCACCTTGCGCGGCTGGTTCGCGCTGAACCTGCTCGGTGCCATCGACGTGACCATCAACACCGCCTACCGCGGACGTCCGCTGGAGCACGCCCTCAACACCTCCCAGGCGCGGCTCATGCTCATCGGCACGCGCCACCTCGGCGTGCTCGCGGACAGCGAGGGACAGCTGCCGCTGCTCGCGCGGGCGCTGCACTTCGACGACGCGGCCGATGCACCCGTGCCGACGGCCGCCAGCGCCCGATTCGGCCGCATCACCCTCGCGCCGCTGCCGGCGCCCTCCCAACCCTCGGCCGGCTGGAAGGCGCCCGGCGCGCGCGCGCAGGACCTGGCATCGATCATCTTCACCTCAGGCACTTCCGGGCCCGCCAAGGGAGTGATGCTGCCGCACGCGCAGACCTACCTCGTCTCGCTCGAATCGGCGCGCCAGCTTCAGGTGCGCGAAGACGACGTCTACTACATCTTCCATCCACTCTTCCACATGTCGCCGCGCTACGTGGCGATCTACGCGGCCCTCATCGCCGGCGCCCAGGTGTGCATCGACCGCGCCTTCGACGCGGCCGAATGGCTGCAGCGCCTCCGCGCCTGCGGTGCCACGGTGTCGATCGGTCACGGACCGATGCTGGAGATGATCCACGCGACGCCCGAGCGACCCGACGACGCCGACAACCCGCTGCGCAGGCTCGCGACCTCGCCCTTCCCCCGGCATATTGCCGCTGACTTCGAACGCCGCTTCGGCATCCGCGGGCTGGAGGTGTGGGGCATGACCGAGGTCAACATCCCCCTGTGGAATTCGCTCGACGAGCCGCTGCGGCCCGGGTGCGGCCGGCTCGTCTCGGACGAGTACGAGATCGCACTCGTCGACCCCGACACCGACCTTCCCGCGCCCGAGGGAGCCGCTGGCGAGATCGTCGTGCGCGGCCGGCGGCCCTGGACGCTGATGCAGGGCTACTTCGGGATGCCCGAGGCGACCCTGAAGGCGTGGCGCAACCTGTGGTTCCACACCGGCGACCTGGCCTGGAAGGATGCCGACGGGTACTACCACTTCGTCGATCGCCTCGGCGACCGCATCCGTCGCCGCGCCGAAAATATTTCCTCTTACGAAATCGAGGTGGCCGCCATGCAGCACGCGTCCGTGCGCGAATGCGCGGCCGTGGGCGTGCCTTCCGAGTTCGCGAGCGACGACGACGTCCTGCTGGTCGTGGTCCCCGGGGCGGATTTCGACCCCCGCGCGCTGCTCGCCCACCTGGCGAGGGTGTTGCCTCACTTCATGGTGCCGCGCTACATCGACACGCTGGACGAGCTGCCGCGCACCCCGACCAACAAGGTGCGCAAGGCGGCGCTGCGCCAGCGCGGCGTCCAGGCCGCCACTTGGGACCGCAAGGCCGAAGGCGTCGACTTGCGCGTACTGGCCCGTGCGGGCCGCACTTCCTAG
- a CDS encoding CaiB/BaiF CoA transferase family protein → MADETLPLHGVRILDLTQVQFGPCATQVLGDFGAEIVKIERPGDGDISRTTDPYITEAEGQSAYFLGLNRNKRGMALDMGTPAGREIIRQLLERADVLVHNFRPGVAERLGLGFDELHARHPRLIYAAGSGFGPRGPLAHKGGQDFLAQSLSGIASRNPDAQGVPQLFPTALGDFTSGMILAQGILMALYQRERTGLGQRIDVCLLDVLLAMQQQEVTQQLLRGKPVNWVTQNLIGIFPTRDGAVTLVGVFRPNPLADICRAFGIEDLSARPEYADKASWGPNRSAIFELLAPAFARFTTAECLERLDREDVLCAPVLTLDEAIAQEQIDTNGMMIEFDHPVHGAVRTVGNPLHMSAVCAIAARPAPLHGQHNEEVLAELGYTEADIERLRRDRVIA, encoded by the coding sequence ATGGCAGACGAGACCCTTCCATTGCACGGCGTGCGCATCCTCGACCTCACGCAGGTCCAGTTCGGGCCCTGCGCGACGCAGGTGCTCGGGGACTTCGGCGCGGAGATCGTCAAGATCGAGCGGCCGGGCGACGGCGACATCTCCCGCACGACGGACCCCTACATCACCGAAGCCGAGGGCCAGAGCGCTTACTTCCTCGGCCTCAACCGCAACAAGCGCGGCATGGCGCTGGACATGGGGACGCCTGCCGGGCGCGAGATCATCCGCCAGCTGCTCGAACGGGCGGACGTGCTGGTACACAACTTCCGCCCCGGCGTGGCCGAGCGCCTGGGACTGGGTTTCGACGAGCTGCACGCGCGTCATCCGCGCCTCATCTATGCGGCGGGCTCCGGCTTCGGCCCGCGTGGCCCGCTCGCCCACAAGGGCGGGCAGGACTTCCTCGCCCAATCGCTCTCCGGCATCGCGTCACGCAATCCGGACGCGCAGGGTGTACCGCAGCTCTTCCCGACTGCGCTGGGGGACTTCACGTCCGGGATGATCCTCGCGCAGGGCATCCTGATGGCGCTCTACCAGCGCGAGCGCACGGGCCTGGGCCAGCGCATCGACGTCTGCCTGCTGGACGTGCTGCTCGCGATGCAGCAACAGGAAGTCACGCAGCAGCTGCTGCGCGGCAAGCCGGTCAACTGGGTCACACAGAATCTGATCGGCATATTCCCGACCCGCGATGGTGCCGTCACCCTGGTGGGTGTGTTCCGGCCGAACCCGCTTGCCGACATCTGCCGCGCGTTCGGGATCGAGGACCTCTCCGCGCGCCCCGAGTACGCCGACAAGGCCTCATGGGGGCCGAACCGCAGCGCAATCTTCGAGCTACTGGCGCCGGCCTTCGCACGCTTCACGACGGCGGAATGCCTCGAGCGCCTGGACCGCGAGGACGTGCTGTGCGCGCCGGTGCTCACGCTGGACGAGGCGATCGCGCAGGAGCAGATCGACACCAACGGCATGATGATCGAGTTCGACCACCCGGTGCACGGCGCCGTGCGCACGGTCGGCAACCCGCTGCACATGTCTGCCGTCTGCGCCATTGCCGCACGTCCCGCACCGCTGCACGGACAGCACAACGAGGAGGTGCTTGCCGAACTTGGCTACACCGAGGCGGACATCGAAAGGCTGCGACGCGACCGCGTGATCGCCTGA
- a CDS encoding ABC transporter substrate-binding protein — translation MEHRTGRRLTLAAALALGICGLPLHAAAQAKDEPFRVGLLVALSGPAAAYGADERAAIESVTERANAAGGINGRKIELIVKDTKTNPTEAARLANQVILDDKVIAIIGATTGSETLAFADLAMRSKVPVFPMVGTQSVTDPKEAFSKWMFRMSVPISTDLPASFDRILADKRKRLAVFSEEDAYGQQASAMMIEVAKKSGQVEVVEHASAPKAATDLTAQATRIRNAKPDAVFLATSSTGSAGALLRKLQEVGLDVPVYGMAGIVQKQIIKNGGKAAENLIAPALVNPDEAGPLADLFDLLKNKGGVAGFGALLGANAMATVVQGLKAGATDGPSLRDKVETMGPIKGYAAAPIRFSATDHDSWNKDTLFYVTVRDGKFKNLDPK, via the coding sequence ATGGAACACCGTACTGGCAGACGCCTCACCCTGGCCGCGGCGCTCGCGCTCGGCATCTGCGGCTTGCCGCTTCACGCCGCCGCCCAGGCCAAGGACGAGCCCTTCCGGGTCGGCCTGCTGGTCGCGCTGTCGGGCCCCGCCGCGGCCTACGGCGCCGACGAGCGCGCCGCGATCGAGTCAGTGACCGAGCGCGCGAACGCCGCCGGGGGCATCAACGGACGGAAGATCGAGCTGATCGTGAAGGACACGAAGACCAACCCGACCGAAGCGGCGCGCCTGGCCAACCAGGTGATCCTCGACGACAAGGTGATCGCCATCATCGGCGCCACGACCGGCTCCGAAACGCTGGCGTTCGCGGATCTCGCGATGCGCTCCAAGGTTCCGGTGTTCCCGATGGTGGGCACGCAGTCGGTGACCGATCCAAAGGAGGCCTTCTCGAAGTGGATGTTCCGCATGTCGGTGCCGATCAGCACCGATCTGCCCGCGAGCTTCGATCGCATCCTGGCCGACAAGCGCAAGCGGCTGGCCGTGTTTTCGGAAGAGGACGCCTACGGCCAGCAGGCCTCCGCGATGATGATCGAAGTGGCCAAGAAGAGCGGGCAGGTAGAAGTGGTCGAGCACGCCTCCGCCCCCAAGGCCGCTACCGACCTTACCGCGCAAGCCACCCGGATCCGCAACGCGAAGCCCGACGCCGTGTTCCTCGCCACGTCGAGCACCGGCTCCGCGGGCGCGCTGCTGCGCAAGCTGCAGGAGGTCGGCCTCGACGTGCCGGTGTACGGCATGGCTGGCATCGTGCAAAAGCAGATCATCAAGAACGGCGGAAAGGCGGCGGAGAACCTGATCGCGCCCGCGCTGGTCAACCCGGACGAGGCTGGTCCGCTCGCCGACTTGTTCGACCTGCTCAAGAACAAGGGCGGCGTCGCGGGCTTCGGTGCGCTGCTGGGCGCCAACGCGATGGCCACCGTCGTGCAAGGGCTCAAGGCCGGCGCGACGGACGGCCCCAGCCTGCGCGACAAGGTCGAGACCATGGGTCCGATCAAGGGATACGCGGCAGCGCCGATCCGCTTCTCCGCCACCGACCACGACAGCTGGAACAAGGACACGCTGTTCTACGTGACCGTGCGAGATGGCAAGTTCAAGAACCTGGACCCCAAGTAA
- a CDS encoding enoyl-CoA hydratase, with translation MEAPIVLLEKRGPVGLITLNRPDALNALSTRLMDELTAHIRTCEADEAIGCMVLTGTGRAFAAGADIKEMADKGYADALLEDFITRNWEEATRCRKPIIAAVNGLALGGGCELAMMCDFILCSEAARFGQPEVKVGVMPGAGGTQRLSRSIGKSKAMEMCLTGRMMDANEAERCGLVSRIVPADGLVEEALRVATQIAELSRPIIYMTKEALNRSFEVPLAEGVRFERRLAHTTFALEDHKEGAAAFAAKRKPVYKHR, from the coding sequence ATGGAGGCACCGATCGTGCTTCTGGAGAAGCGTGGCCCCGTGGGCCTGATCACGCTGAATCGGCCCGATGCCCTCAACGCGCTGAGCACACGTCTCATGGACGAGCTCACCGCGCACATCCGCACCTGCGAAGCGGACGAGGCGATCGGGTGCATGGTTCTGACGGGCACCGGACGCGCCTTCGCCGCCGGCGCGGACATCAAGGAGATGGCCGACAAGGGCTACGCCGACGCGCTGCTGGAGGACTTCATCACCCGAAACTGGGAAGAGGCCACGCGCTGCCGCAAGCCGATCATCGCGGCGGTCAACGGGCTCGCGCTCGGCGGCGGCTGCGAGCTGGCGATGATGTGCGACTTCATCCTGTGCTCGGAGGCCGCGCGCTTCGGCCAGCCCGAAGTGAAGGTGGGGGTGATGCCCGGCGCGGGCGGCACCCAGCGGCTGTCGCGCTCCATCGGCAAGTCCAAGGCCATGGAGATGTGTCTCACCGGCCGCATGATGGACGCCAACGAAGCCGAGCGCTGCGGGCTGGTCAGCCGCATCGTCCCTGCCGATGGCCTGGTCGAAGAGGCGCTGCGCGTCGCGACGCAGATCGCCGAGCTCTCGCGGCCGATCATCTACATGACCAAGGAAGCGTTGAACCGGTCGTTCGAGGTGCCGCTGGCCGAGGGCGTGCGCTTCGAGCGGCGCCTTGCGCACACCACGTTTGCCCTGGAGGATCACAAGGAAGGGGCCGCGGCCTTCGCTGCAAAGCGCAAGCCGGTGTACAAACACCGCTGA
- a CDS encoding ABC transporter ATP-binding protein, giving the protein MSLDAHDISVAFGGLKVLTKVSVKVERGSITGLVGPNGAGKTTLFNCLTGVVVPQEGTVEIEGQDISSLPLDRRIQLGISRTFQTPRLDLDASVLDAVMLGFYSRNKPSLAGSFFSTAARRRHEGGLREQAEALIAQFELTTDPHQRSGALSLGRQRLLEVARAIASEPRYLLLDEPAAGIDEHDRRLLARAIRKAAERKVGVLLVEHNVGFVAELSDQMLALVRGEVVAGGSPQQVVNDPEVVTAYLGGQHVAA; this is encoded by the coding sequence ATGAGCCTGGATGCCCACGACATCAGCGTCGCCTTCGGCGGTCTGAAGGTCCTCACCAAAGTCAGCGTGAAGGTCGAGCGCGGCTCCATCACCGGCCTCGTCGGACCGAATGGCGCGGGCAAGACCACGCTTTTCAACTGCCTGACCGGCGTCGTGGTGCCGCAGGAGGGCACGGTCGAGATCGAGGGCCAGGACATCTCCTCGCTGCCGCTCGACCGCCGCATCCAGCTCGGCATCTCCCGCACCTTCCAGACGCCGCGGCTGGACCTGGATGCGAGCGTGCTCGACGCCGTGATGCTCGGCTTCTACTCGCGCAACAAGCCGTCGCTGGCCGGCAGCTTCTTCTCGACGGCGGCGCGCCGCCGGCACGAGGGTGGCCTGCGCGAGCAGGCCGAGGCGCTGATCGCGCAATTCGAACTGACCACTGATCCGCACCAGCGCTCCGGCGCGCTCTCGCTGGGCCGGCAGCGCCTGCTCGAGGTGGCACGCGCCATTGCGAGCGAGCCGCGCTACCTGCTGCTGGACGAGCCGGCCGCCGGTATCGACGAGCACGACCGCAGGCTGCTCGCGCGCGCCATCCGCAAGGCCGCCGAACGCAAGGTCGGCGTGCTGCTCGTCGAACACAACGTCGGCTTCGTCGCCGAGCTCAGCGACCAGATGCTGGCGCTGGTGCGCGGCGAGGTCGTGGCCGGGGGGTCGCCGCAGCAGGTGGTCAACGATCCCGAAGTCGTCACCGCCTATCTCGGAGGACAGCATGTCGCAGCCTGA